The genomic region AGGACAAGATTGGCCCCGAGGGCGCGAAGCAGATTACGCCGTTCGACGCTCATCGATTCGGGCATGGTCAGGGTAAGCTTGAGTCCCAGCGCCGCGCAGATCGATGCGAGTGCGATCCCCGTATTGCCGCTGGTGGGTTCGATGATGAGGGTGTCGGCATTGATTTTACCCGCTTCCATGGCCGTTTTGATCATGTTGTAGCCGATACGGTCCTTGACCGAGCTGGTCGGGTTCATAAATTCGCATTTGCCCAGTATCGTCGCCCCATCGGGAGAGGAGAGGCTGTTTAACCGTACAAGCGGCGTATTGCCGATAAGTTCAGTGATGTTTGCGGCGATGTTCATGATCGTAAACCCCGTTTTTTTACCCATTATAATCATAATAACGGTGAAATCCAAAATATCCTTAGTAATTTGATTTGGATAGTTTGTATTTAAGAGGACGATGTTCTTGAAGGATGATCTTCGGCGGAGGAGCAGATGAAACGGTAACCGATTCCTAATTCGGTTTGAATGTATGCCGGCGTGGTCGTATCTTTTTCGATTTTTTTTCTCAGTGCGTTGACGTAAGTGCGGAGGTATTGCATTTCGTGCTGATAACCGACTCCCCATACTTCTTTGAGGATTTTCGTGTGGGAAAGTACCTCGTTGGGATGAAGCATAAAATATTTTAGAAGACTGAATTCGGTTCGGGTGAGTTTCAGTGCGACTCCCGCTTTCGCGACGGTGAATTGTTCGAGGTCGATGACCAGATCGCTGCAGGCAAGGGTATTCCCTGATTTATGCAGGCCTAAAAAACGGCGCTGTGTCGATCGTACCCGCGCGAGAAGCTCGGAAGTGGAAAACGGCTTGACGACGTAATCGTCCGCACCCGCATCGAGAGAAGCGATAATCTCTTTTTCATCGCTGCGTGCCGAGACGACGATAATGGGCACAAGCAAATGCTGACGAATCGCCGTGATGAGTTCTTTGCCGTCACCGTCGGGAAGACCGAGATCGAGCAAAATCAGATCCGGACTGCGGGTCTGGAGTTCGCGCAGTGCGGTATGCCGGTCGGCTGCAAGCAGGGTTTTGTAGCCGTTTTGGCGCAGCGATGCGGAAAGCAGACGGCTGATGGCGTCGTCGTCTTCTATGATGAGGACAAGGGGCATATGGTTCATGCGACCTCCGGTTCGAAAAACTCCGGGTGGCGAAGAACCGGGAGTGTGACTTCAAAAGCGATGCCCAGCGGGGTGTTGTATGCCCTGATGTTCCCCTGATGTGCCGCAGCGATGTCCTGGCATATCGAAAGGCCGATACCGCTTCCGGATATATCGGCGCTGTTGCCGGCGCGGTAAAATTTTTCAAAGAGGTTGTTGAGATCACGTTCCGCAATCGGAGGGCATTCGTTTGAGAAAACGATGCGCAATTCTTTGGCAGTCGCTTTGATGTCGATGCCGATGGGGCGATCCTCGTCGGAATATTTGAGTGCGTTGTCCAGAAGATTGACAAAAAGCCGTACTAAAAGCCCGGCATCCCCGTAAAAGAGGGGAAGGTCGGCATCAAAACGGCAGGAGAGGCGTTCGAACCATGCGTCTTTGCGGAACTCCCGCAGCGCAATCGCCACCAGGTCTTCCATGTCGCACCACTCTTTTTTGAGAGGGGAACGGGAATGTTGCAGCCGTGCGCTGTCAAGAAGGTTGCTGATCAGGCGATTCATCCGGCGGCTCGATTCGATGATCTGCGAAAGGGCTTTGTACCGGACCGCCGGATCGGTGGTATGGGTTTCGACGAGAAAAGTCGCATTTCCCATGATCGATGCCAAAGGGGTTTTCAGGTCGTGCGAAAGGGTATTGAGCAATATTTCCTTGATGCTGTTGAGATGGATTCTTCTGGCCTGCAGGGTGATGATGTAGCCGACGACGTAAAAGATCGCGAAACTCCAAAGATAGATGAGATCGTGAACGACGAAACTAAGCGTCGGAGGAATGTACAGGGCGAGCAGCGCGACCGAGAGGGTGGTCACGACCGCGGTGGCCCTCATGCTTCCCCGCAGTGCGATGACGATGACCGGCAGAAGATGGATCAGCACGATATTGACCATCTCCAGTTCCCGTTTGAATACTTGCGAGACAATCGTAATGAAAGCGAAAAGGGCGATCGCGAGAAGGTAATGCCGGTACGGGTAGAGAACGTTCATCTTCGGGTCACTTTCGTAATGGTAACGTCATTGTATATCCGATTGTTGAAAATGGAGTAAAACGGCAGCGTTTTTTGATGCCATTTTGATGCGCTTTGTCTTACCATTTCACGATCAAAATTTTTAAACGGGAGCATTCCGTGGAAACCAAAAAAATCAGCAAGATTCTGATCGCCAACCGCGGCGAAATCGCTTTGCGCATCATCCGTGCGTGTAAAGAACTGGGGATCAAGAGCGTCGTCGTCTTTTCCGAGTCCGATCTTAACGGCGTATGGGTCCGTAAAGCGGATGAGTGTTATCCGATCCTGGGGGATCCGGTTGCCGCCTATCTGGATTACGAGCGGATCATTTCGTTGGCCAAGAAAGCCGAGTGTGACGCCATCCACCCCGGTTACGGCTTTCTTTCCGAGAGTGCCGAATTCGCGCAGGCGTGTATCGACAACGGCATCATTTTTATCGGTCCGAAACCAGAGCACGTAGCTCTTTTTGGGGATAAGATGGCGTCAAAAGTCGCAATGCGCGAAGTAGGGGTTCCGATGCTTCCGGGTACGGACGAACCGATCGATAACATCGGCGACGCGGAAAAAATTGCCGCGGATATCGGATTTCCGGTCATCATCAAAGCGGCATTCGGGGGCGGCGGACGCGGTATGCGTATCGTTGAAAAAGCCTCCGATTTCAAAGAGATGTACGAATCGGCGACGAAAGAGGCTCAGCGCTTTTTCGGACGCGGAGAGGTGTTTATCGAGAAATATCTCAAAAACCCCCGCCACATTGAAATCCAGATCGTAGCCGACAAATACGGCAACGTGGTTCACCTCGGCGAACGGGACTGCTCCATCCAGCGTCGGCACCAAAAAGTGATCGAGATCGCCCCCTCTCCGCGTTTGAGCGAGAAAGTGCGCCGGGAACTTTATCGCGTTTCAACGAAAGCGATGTTCAAACTGGGGTACGAGAGTGTCGGAACCATCGAATATCTTGTCGACGCCGAAGACAATTTCTATTTCATCGAAATGAACACCCGTGTTCAGGTTGAGCACCCCGTCACCGAAGCCATTTCAGGAATTGACCTGATCCAGCGGATGATCCAGATCGCCGAGGGCGATCCGCTCAAATTCCTGCAAGAGGAGATCAAATTCCGCGGGTACGCGATCGAATTCCGGATCAATGCCGAAAATCCGAAACTGAATTTCGTCCCTTCTCCGGGTCTCATCACAAACTACCTCTCCCCGGGGGGACCCGGAGTCCGTCTGGATTCGATGGCGTACACCAATTATCAAATTCCCTCGAATTACGATTCGATGATCGGAAAGCTGATCGTTTCGGGATTGACATGGGAAGATACGGTGCGCAAGGCGCAACGGGCACTGGACGAATTCCTGATTGAAGGGGTTCCGACGAATATTCCTCTCCACCGCCAGATCGTGCGGGATCAGGATTTCATCGACGGTAAGCTAGACACCGGCTATCTCGATACGAAATTGAACACTTTCAACCTCGAAGCGATCCACAATATGGACGATGAAGAGGCTAAAATGAAACAGATCCAGGGGATCATCAACGTCATCAAAGCCAACAATCTGAACGTCCGCCACTAAGAGACGGCCAAGGCCCGGAGGGCTTTGGCGATTTTTGTTCCTTTTTTCTTCAGTAAACTATTCCCGTTCCCCCGCCGTTGGCCGCATGAAAAACCACCGTACCGTTTTTCCGGGCGTAAAACCGTATCAGCAGTTTCTGGAGTGTCGGCTCGATGGAAGGTTTGAACCAGCCGTTATTGCTGATCCCGATCAGATAGCGGACTTCGGGGGTGTACAGTTCCGCCCGGGTCGCTTCGTAGCAGATCGCGTTGCGGAAACGGATCCCTTTGACGGTGAAATCGGTCGGTTTGTCCGCAGTCACGAAATCGCTTCCCCCGCCGAAAATTTCCCGGTTGACCCATTCGCGCAGGAAACCCGGAAGGGGGATGTATTCGCCGAAGGGGACGAGGACCGTTTTTTTGGCCACTGTGAGCGTTCCCCGGTCAAAAAAGTAGGCGACGTTGTAATTCAGGCCGTTTTCTTCGTGCAGGGTACCGGTCAATATGGCGATACGTTCGGAACGCTCCCGCAGCATTTTGACCAGCTCTTCTTGATGGTTGAGATACAGCGGAAAAGCCGATTCGGGGAGAACGACGAGGTCGTACCCTTGCGCGATCGCTTCGTCGATGGCGTCAAAGTTTTCCTGTACCGTCGTATAGAGGCGTTCATTCTGCCATTTGAAATCCTGGGAGATGTCGGTAGAGACGAGTTTGATTTTCAGCTCCGGCATGGGAGGGCGCGGATAGTTCCACTCAAGCGCGGGTAGGATCAGCAAAAAGGGCAGGGCTTTGCGGGCGTTTGTGAAATACCGGGTCGCGGCGAGGGCTGCAAGGACGAGGGCAAACTGCCACTTGTGTATGCCGACGTAACTCTCCACGAAAATCAGTTCGGGCTGCATCCAGTTGAAATCCATCGGCCAGACGAACGTGAGGGCAAAAAGGAGCGCTGAACGGACGAAGGGATTGGAACTCAGGCCCAGGATGCCGAAAAACAGAAGATAAACGATCCCGAACCCCAAAGCGACGAGTTCTCGCGCCCATCCAAGCCCGTAATACTGGAAACTAAACCCGATCCAGTAACACCATGCCAGTCCGATAAAAAAGCCTGCGGCGGGAAGGGAACGCCTCGGCGCGTGAAGCATGCCGTAGAGTGCGGCGAGAGCCGCAATGGTGTTGACGAGTCTGGACGTGTAGCCGAAGTGCTCGAAATAGATGAAGGCGCTGAACGACGCGGCGATGGCAAGCGGAAGGTACAAGAGTTCGATAAAGGCGGGGGATCGTAATTTCATGGGAGAATTATAGCGCTGTTAATGTCTTTTGAGTATAATGCGCTAATTTTCATTAATGAAGGAACCGCATGGAATTTCTCGTTCAAATCCTCCCGTTTGTATTTCTGATCGCTATTATGTATTTTGTGATCATTCGCCCCCAGAACCAGCAGGCCAAACGCCACAAAGAGATGGTCGAATCGCTTGAAAAAGGGGACAAAGTCGTTACCAGCGGCGGGTTGATCGTCGAAATCAAAAAAGTCGAAGAGAACTTTTTTGCCGTCAAATTCAACAATGAGACCGAAGGGCGCCTCGTCAAAGACGCGGTAGCCAGAAAGTACGAGGATGAAGCTTAATTACCGCGTCGTCATTCTCATCGTCGCCACCGTTTTCGGATTAATCTACTCCGTTCCCTCCTTCACCCAAAGCGAGGAAGGAAAAAAGATCACGTTGGGGCTTGACCTGCAAGGCGGTCTGCACATGCTTTTGGGGGTTAAAACCGATGAAGCGGTCAACTCCCAGCTCAAATCGATTGCGTCCGGGCTGAAACATTTCGGCGAACGAAACGACATCCTTCTCGACGGTATTGCCGTCTCGGAGGGGAAAGTCGTATTCGAGCTCCTCGATGCGGATGACGCGGCGGCCGTTAAAGAACATCTCAAAAGCGTAGACGGCGCGTCGGTCGGTGTATCCGGCGAGCGCTACGCGGTCACCCTCACCCCCGAATCGATTGAAAAACTGAAACAGCAGGCAGTCGACCAGGCAATCGAGACGATCCGCAACCGTCTGGACCAGTTCGGGCTTTCGGAACCTACCGTAGCGCGTCAGGGTGCCGATAAAATCCTCGTCGAGCTTCCGGGGATCAAAACACCCGAAGAGGAGCAGCGGGCGCGTGAGCTGATTTCGCGTGCCGCCAAACTCGAACTGATGGCGGTGGACGAAGACCGTGCCATGCGCGTCGGCGACATGAGCGACGCGGAAGCGGCGAGTTACGGCGATCAAATTCTCGAAGACGCGATCCAGCCGGGCGCCAAGCATCTCGTCAACGAAATCCCCATCCTGGATGGTTCAATGCTGACCGATGCGCAGGTCGGGTACGATCAGAACAACCGTCCCGTCATCAATTTTACGCTCAATTCCGAAGGGGCGCAGATTTTCGGAGACTTTACCGGTAAGAGTGTGGGCAAGCGCCTCGCGATCGTTTTGGACGGCAAAGTCTATTCGGCCCCGGTCATTAACGAACGCATCGGCGGCGGAAGCGGCCAGATCAGCGGGAACTACACGACCGCCGAAGCGAACGATCTGGCGATCGCATTGCGTTCGGGAGCACTACTGGCACCGATTTACATGATGGAAAAACGTTCCGTCGGACCGAGCCTCGGAGCCGACAGCATCCAGGCGAGCATGATCGCCCTGATGTCAGGGTTTGGTGCCGTCGTCATCTTCATGATGGTGTATTACGGCATTGCCGGCGTTATCGCCAACGTCGCGCTGGTGGTCAACATCCTGCTGATCGTTGCGGTCATGGCGATGTTCGGGGCTACGCTCACATTGCCGGGGATGGCCGGAATCGTTCTTACCGTGGGGATGGCGGTCGATTCGAACGTCATTATCAACGAACGGATACGGGAAGTCCTTGCCGAAGGTTCGTCGGTTAAACGGGCGATCGAAGTAGGATATCAAAATGCGATGCGTGCCATCACCGATTCGAATATCACGACGCTGATCGCCGCTATTGTCTTGTACGTATACGGGACCGGGGCGATCAAGGGGTTTGCGATTACCATCAGTATCGGTATTCTTGCCTCGATGCTGACGGCGATTCTGGGAACACACGGTATTTACCTGATGCTTCAGGACCGGATCACCAAATCCAATAATAACGCGTTGTGGTTCGGCGTGAAACGGAGAAAATAATGGAACTGTTTCGTTATACCAGACCGATAGGACTGATGGGCAAATCGAAATGGGCGATAGGACTTTCTATATTTCTAGTAGTCGCATCGATTTTTACGATCTTTACGAAAGGGCTCAATTTCGGGATCGATTTTGCCGGAGGAACGATTATCCAGGTGAAATACGACGGAGCGGCTCCGATTGACGCGATGCGCGAGAAACTCTCGGGCAACCCGATGTACGAAGGCGCTTCGATCAATGAATTCGGCTCTCCTGATGAGGTGGTGATCCGGCTTAAAAACACTTCCGAGAGTATGACCAAAGATATCGGGGACGTTACGCGAGAGGAACTTTCCGGGACCGGAAAGTTCCAAATTCGACGGGTGGATATCGTCGGAGCAAAGGTAGGAGGCGAGCTGCGTGAGAAAGGGATCATGGCACTTGCTTTGGCATTTGCCGGAATCCTGATCTACGTGGCAGTCCGTTTCGAATGGCGTTTTGCCGTCGCATCGGTATTGGCTTTGCTCCATGACCTTACGATCGCGGTCGGTGCGATTTCTCTGCTACAGCTGGAGGTCAATCTCGATGTCATCGCGGCATTGCTGACGATTTTGGGATATTCGATCAACGATACAATCATCGTTTTTGACCGTATTCGTGAAGAGATCACCGAGAATTCGGCGAAAACGCTCCATGAAATTATCGACGATTCGGTAACACGGACGCTGTCACGAACGACATTGACGTCTTTGACGGTATTGATGGTACTCGTCACCCTTTTCCTTTTTGGTGGAGAGATTATCAATACATTTACTACCACATTGCTCGTCGGTGTCGTAGTGGGTACCTACAGCTCGATTTTCGTAGCTTCTCCGCTGCTGGGTATTTTGGGTTTCGATGTCAAGCGTTATCGGGCCAAGCTATCCGAAAAAGCGGCCCGGGAAGCGGAAAAAGAGAAAATGCGCGCGCAATTCGAGCAGGGCGTAGTCTAACTAAGGAGTGAACGATGGATTGGGGCAAAGTAGTATACGTTTTTTTTACGCTGATGAGTTTGACGTCGACGGCGGCGTTTTTGTACGATCATACGTCGATGATGCTGTTCGTGGCGGCGAGTCTGAACATCATTTCGACGATTCTCAAGCTCGGCGTCCGTAACCTGCTGGCGGCCGAACTGCTGGCGGGATCGCTCGTTGCCGATTTGCACCTGATCCCGGCGTTCATTTACATGGAGGTTGTCGGCAGCGTCCAGTGGGCCGTAGCCCTGGCAATCGGCGCGCTGATCGCCAATCTTTTTTCGATCATCATGGTCTTTATCGAGAGTGCCAAATCCAAAGAGAATTACGAATAACAGGAGCCTTTTTTGAATTATTCCCCCGCAGAGATTGAAGCCAAATGGCAGCGCGTCTGGAGCGAAACCAAAGCGTACGAACCTGCCAACGATTTTTCCAAGCCTAAAAAATACGTCCTCAGCATGTTCCCCTACCCTTCGGGGCGGATCCACATGGGACACGTGCGCAACTATACCATCGGCGACGCGTTTGCCCGTTACTACCGTCAGCAGGGATTCAATGTTCTTCACCCGATCGGTTGGGACAGTTTCGGGATGCCGGCCGAAAACGCCGCGATCAAACACGGCGTCCACCCCAAAAAATGGACGTACGAGAATATCGCGACGATGCGCGGAGAGCTCGCCGGACTTGGTCTGTCGTTCTCGGAAGAGCGCGAATTCGCCACTTCCAACCCCGAGTATACGGCGTTCGAACAGGCGTTTATCATCGATATGTTCGAAAAAGGGCTGCTTTACCGTAAACAGGGATTTTTGAACTGGTGTCCGCACGATCAGACCGTTCTGGCGAACGAGCAGGTGGTTGAGGGGGGATGCTGGCGCTGCGGCACTCCGATCGAGCAAAAAGAGATGTACCAGTATTATCTCAAAATCAGCGATTACGCCGAAGAGCTTCTCGAATCGCTCAAATCCCTCGAGGGGAAATGGCCCAAGCAGGTACTCACGATGCAGGAGAACTGGATCGGCAAATCGTACGGGCTGGAGTTTCGTTTCAAACTCGATGAAGCGAGCGAAGCGAAGCTGGGAGCGGTATATGAGGGATTCGATGTCTTTACGACCCGTCCGGACACAATCTACGGCGTCAGCTACGCCGCGCTGGCTCCCGAACACGAAATCGTCCGGCATATGCTCTCGTTCGGATTGCTCGATGAAGCGAACGCCGAAGCTATCCGTGCCATGCAGCGGGTCGGCGCGCGC from Sulfuricurvum sp. IAE1 harbors:
- a CDS encoding response regulator transcription factor, which translates into the protein MNHMPLVLIIEDDDAISRLLSASLRQNGYKTLLAADRHTALRELQTRSPDLILLDLGLPDGDGKELITAIRQHLLVPIIVVSARSDEKEIIASLDAGADDYVVKPFSTSELLARVRSTQRRFLGLHKSGNTLACSDLVIDLEQFTVAKAGVALKLTRTEFSLLKYFMLHPNEVLSHTKILKEVWGVGYQHEMQYLRTYVNALRKKIEKDTTTPAYIQTELGIGYRFICSSAEDHPSRTSSS
- a CDS encoding DUF4118 domain-containing protein, with product MNVLYPYRHYLLAIALFAFITIVSQVFKRELEMVNIVLIHLLPVIVIALRGSMRATAVVTTLSVALLALYIPPTLSFVVHDLIYLWSFAIFYVVGYIITLQARRIHLNSIKEILLNTLSHDLKTPLASIMGNATFLVETHTTDPAVRYKALSQIIESSRRMNRLISNLLDSARLQHSRSPLKKEWCDMEDLVAIALREFRKDAWFERLSCRFDADLPLFYGDAGLLVRLFVNLLDNALKYSDEDRPIGIDIKATAKELRIVFSNECPPIAERDLNNLFEKFYRAGNSADISGSGIGLSICQDIAAAHQGNIRAYNTPLGIAFEVTLPVLRHPEFFEPEVA
- a CDS encoding acetyl/propionyl/methylcrotonyl-CoA carboxylase subunit alpha, yielding METKKISKILIANRGEIALRIIRACKELGIKSVVVFSESDLNGVWVRKADECYPILGDPVAAYLDYERIISLAKKAECDAIHPGYGFLSESAEFAQACIDNGIIFIGPKPEHVALFGDKMASKVAMREVGVPMLPGTDEPIDNIGDAEKIAADIGFPVIIKAAFGGGGRGMRIVEKASDFKEMYESATKEAQRFFGRGEVFIEKYLKNPRHIEIQIVADKYGNVVHLGERDCSIQRRHQKVIEIAPSPRLSEKVRRELYRVSTKAMFKLGYESVGTIEYLVDAEDNFYFIEMNTRVQVEHPVTEAISGIDLIQRMIQIAEGDPLKFLQEEIKFRGYAIEFRINAENPKLNFVPSPGLITNYLSPGGPGVRLDSMAYTNYQIPSNYDSMIGKLIVSGLTWEDTVRKAQRALDEFLIEGVPTNIPLHRQIVRDQDFIDGKLDTGYLDTKLNTFNLEAIHNMDDEEAKMKQIQGIINVIKANNLNVRH
- a CDS encoding apolipoprotein N-acyltransferase, giving the protein MKLRSPAFIELLYLPLAIAASFSAFIYFEHFGYTSRLVNTIAALAALYGMLHAPRRSLPAAGFFIGLAWCYWIGFSFQYYGLGWARELVALGFGIVYLLFFGILGLSSNPFVRSALLFALTFVWPMDFNWMQPELIFVESYVGIHKWQFALVLAALAATRYFTNARKALPFLLILPALEWNYPRPPMPELKIKLVSTDISQDFKWQNERLYTTVQENFDAIDEAIAQGYDLVVLPESAFPLYLNHQEELVKMLRERSERIAILTGTLHEENGLNYNVAYFFDRGTLTVAKKTVLVPFGEYIPLPGFLREWVNREIFGGGSDFVTADKPTDFTVKGIRFRNAICYEATRAELYTPEVRYLIGISNNGWFKPSIEPTLQKLLIRFYARKNGTVVFHAANGGGTGIVY
- the yajC gene encoding preprotein translocase subunit YajC; protein product: MEFLVQILPFVFLIAIMYFVIIRPQNQQAKRHKEMVESLEKGDKVVTSGGLIVEIKKVEENFFAVKFNNETEGRLVKDAVARKYEDEA
- the secD gene encoding protein translocase subunit SecD, translated to MKLNYRVVILIVATVFGLIYSVPSFTQSEEGKKITLGLDLQGGLHMLLGVKTDEAVNSQLKSIASGLKHFGERNDILLDGIAVSEGKVVFELLDADDAAAVKEHLKSVDGASVGVSGERYAVTLTPESIEKLKQQAVDQAIETIRNRLDQFGLSEPTVARQGADKILVELPGIKTPEEEQRARELISRAAKLELMAVDEDRAMRVGDMSDAEAASYGDQILEDAIQPGAKHLVNEIPILDGSMLTDAQVGYDQNNRPVINFTLNSEGAQIFGDFTGKSVGKRLAIVLDGKVYSAPVINERIGGGSGQISGNYTTAEANDLAIALRSGALLAPIYMMEKRSVGPSLGADSIQASMIALMSGFGAVVIFMMVYYGIAGVIANVALVVNILLIVAVMAMFGATLTLPGMAGIVLTVGMAVDSNVIINERIREVLAEGSSVKRAIEVGYQNAMRAITDSNITTLIAAIVLYVYGTGAIKGFAITISIGILASMLTAILGTHGIYLMLQDRITKSNNNALWFGVKRRK
- the secF gene encoding protein translocase subunit SecF, which codes for MELFRYTRPIGLMGKSKWAIGLSIFLVVASIFTIFTKGLNFGIDFAGGTIIQVKYDGAAPIDAMREKLSGNPMYEGASINEFGSPDEVVIRLKNTSESMTKDIGDVTREELSGTGKFQIRRVDIVGAKVGGELREKGIMALALAFAGILIYVAVRFEWRFAVASVLALLHDLTIAVGAISLLQLEVNLDVIAALLTILGYSINDTIIVFDRIREEITENSAKTLHEIIDDSVTRTLSRTTLTSLTVLMVLVTLFLFGGEIINTFTTTLLVGVVVGTYSSIFVASPLLGILGFDVKRYRAKLSEKAAREAEKEKMRAQFEQGVV
- a CDS encoding DUF6394 family protein, giving the protein MDWGKVVYVFFTLMSLTSTAAFLYDHTSMMLFVAASLNIISTILKLGVRNLLAAELLAGSLVADLHLIPAFIYMEVVGSVQWAVALAIGALIANLFSIIMVFIESAKSKENYE